The proteins below are encoded in one region of Amorphus orientalis:
- a CDS encoding ABC transporter permease, with amino-acid sequence MTDLAQEIVATPASGRRKARPMARVGWLAWTSLALSILLLSPLVAVVAAAFGVDSGTWGHLLSTVLPTYVRNSVLLVLAVTCGVFVTGVGTAWLVTMCRFPGKRVLEWALILPFAAPSYVVAYAYTDFLQHPGPVQTWLRAATGWGPNDYWFPEIRSLEGAALMFTLVLYPYVYLLARTAFLNQSACTLEVARTLGRGPWRSFLGVALPMARPAIAVGITLALMETLADFGTVAHFGVQTFTTGIYRAWFSMGDRVAAAQLSLALVSVVLLIFLIERIQRGGRGFDTGRRFDALPEYQLRGVRAGLATVACVLPILLGFVLPLLILGRLSWLNAHALFGERYVGLILNSFTLAGSGAAATVLVGLILAYAARMRPGAMTTLSNRLVSLGYALPGSIIAVGLLIPLTTFDNALDSWMRATFDISTGLLLTGTIAALVFAYMVRFMAVGLNTLEASLGKITPSIDAAARTLGAGPGATLFRVHLPLISGGMLTAALIVFVDILKELPATLIMRPFNFDTLAIQAYRLASDERLAEASTPSLVIMAVGLLPVILLSRQIARSRPGAR; translated from the coding sequence TTGACCGATTTGGCGCAGGAGATCGTCGCCACGCCGGCATCCGGCCGGAGAAAGGCGCGGCCGATGGCCCGGGTCGGCTGGCTCGCCTGGACGTCGCTTGCGCTGTCCATCCTGCTGCTCTCGCCGCTGGTGGCCGTCGTCGCGGCGGCCTTCGGGGTGGACTCCGGCACATGGGGCCACCTTCTGTCGACGGTCCTGCCCACCTATGTGCGCAACTCCGTGCTGCTCGTGCTGGCGGTGACCTGCGGCGTGTTCGTCACCGGCGTGGGCACGGCCTGGCTGGTCACCATGTGCCGCTTTCCCGGCAAACGGGTCCTGGAATGGGCGTTGATCCTGCCGTTCGCGGCCCCCTCCTACGTGGTCGCCTACGCCTACACCGACTTCCTGCAGCATCCGGGGCCTGTGCAGACCTGGCTGCGCGCCGCGACCGGCTGGGGACCGAACGACTACTGGTTCCCGGAGATCCGCTCGCTTGAGGGCGCGGCGCTGATGTTCACCCTCGTGCTCTATCCCTATGTCTACCTGCTGGCCCGAACGGCCTTTCTCAACCAGTCGGCCTGTACGCTGGAAGTGGCGCGAACCCTCGGGCGCGGGCCCTGGCGATCCTTCCTCGGGGTCGCCCTGCCGATGGCGCGTCCGGCGATCGCCGTCGGCATCACGCTGGCACTGATGGAAACGCTCGCCGACTTCGGCACCGTCGCCCATTTCGGCGTGCAGACCTTCACGACCGGCATCTACCGCGCCTGGTTTTCCATGGGCGACCGGGTCGCAGCCGCGCAGCTCTCGCTGGCGCTGGTCAGCGTGGTTCTCCTGATCTTCCTGATCGAGCGCATCCAGCGCGGCGGGCGCGGGTTCGACACGGGACGGCGGTTCGACGCGCTGCCGGAATACCAGCTGCGCGGGGTCCGGGCGGGGCTCGCCACCGTCGCCTGCGTGCTGCCGATCCTGCTCGGGTTCGTCCTTCCGCTCCTGATCCTGGGCCGGCTGAGCTGGCTCAACGCCCATGCCCTGTTCGGCGAGCGGTATGTCGGGCTGATCCTGAACTCCTTCACGCTCGCGGGAAGCGGCGCCGCAGCGACCGTCCTGGTGGGTCTGATCCTGGCCTATGCCGCCCGGATGCGGCCCGGCGCCATGACCACGCTCTCCAACCGGCTGGTCAGCCTTGGCTACGCGCTGCCCGGCTCGATCATCGCGGTCGGATTGCTGATCCCGCTGACCACCTTCGACAACGCGCTTGATTCCTGGATGCGCGCGACCTTCGACATCTCCACCGGCCTGCTCCTGACCGGCACGATCGCCGCGCTGGTCTTCGCCTACATGGTCCGCTTCATGGCGGTCGGGCTGAACACGCTGGAGGCCAGCCTCGGCAAGATCACGCCATCGATCGACGCCGCCGCGCGGACCCTCGGCGCCGGACCCGGCGCCACCCTGTTCCGGGTGCACCTGCCGCTGATTTCCGGCGGGATGCTGACGGCCGCCCTGATCGTGTTCGTCGACATCCTGAAGGAGTTGCCGGCAACCCTGATCATGCGGCCGTTCAACTTCGACACGCTGGCGATCCAGGCCTACCGGCTCGCCTCCGACGAGCGGCTTGCCGAGGCCTCGACCCCGTCGTTGGTAATTATGGCGGTGGGGCTTCTGCCGGTGATCCTGCTCAGCCGCCAGATCGCCAGGAGCCGCCCCGGCGCGCGGTAG
- a CDS encoding patatin-like phospholipase family protein — translation MYEAVTFGGGGTRCFWQGGFLSAVSEDIGLRPNRIAAVSGGALSASVYTAGLANRLLDIMTDRFSRRDSNMDPEAITDHRDVLPHHSLYRDIVESTFAEKEAVEAVAEGPAFSVHLARPLKGPGRLGAVATIAVYELDLHWRSSPHQLYARRAGAEPIIVDGRQAARDGRLVDLIVTAAAVPPLFPIRHWDGDKVIDGGVIDNAPRPDCKDGETCLMLLTRRYRHIPERDGCVYVYPSEEVPTDKADFSDPDGVRRTFELGCDDGHAFLRAQRKAA, via the coding sequence ATGTACGAAGCGGTCACGTTCGGCGGCGGGGGGACCCGCTGCTTCTGGCAGGGTGGATTTCTGTCCGCGGTCTCCGAGGATATCGGGCTCAGGCCCAACAGGATCGCGGCGGTCAGCGGCGGCGCCTTGTCCGCCAGCGTCTACACCGCCGGCCTCGCCAACCGCCTGCTCGACATCATGACGGACCGGTTTTCCCGGCGCGATTCCAACATGGATCCGGAAGCGATCACCGATCACAGGGACGTGCTTCCGCACCACTCGCTTTATCGCGACATCGTGGAGTCCACCTTCGCGGAAAAGGAGGCTGTCGAGGCAGTGGCCGAGGGGCCCGCATTCTCCGTCCATCTGGCCCGTCCGCTGAAGGGACCCGGACGTCTCGGCGCCGTTGCGACCATCGCCGTCTACGAACTCGATCTGCACTGGCGCTCCTCGCCGCACCAGCTCTATGCGCGGCGGGCCGGCGCCGAGCCGATAATCGTCGATGGCCGCCAGGCGGCACGGGACGGACGGCTCGTCGACCTGATCGTGACGGCCGCCGCGGTGCCACCGCTGTTTCCGATCCGCCACTGGGACGGCGACAAGGTGATCGACGGCGGCGTGATCGACAATGCGCCGCGCCCGGACTGCAAGGACGGGGAGACCTGTCTGATGCTCCTGACCCGGCGCTACCGCCATATCCCCGAGCGGGACGGCTGCGTCTACGTCTATCCGTCCGAAGAGGTGCCGACCGACAAGGCCGATTTCAGCGATCCGGACGGTGTCCGCCGGACGTTCGAGCTCGGCTGCGACGACGGCCACGCCTTCCTGCGGGCCCAACGGAAGGCTGCGTGA
- a CDS encoding extracellular solute-binding protein → MLGSTLRLTVAAAIVASIPAAAAAQGEVNIYSSRHYDNDEQLYSGFEEATGIKVNRIEDSADVLIERMKSEGRNSPADVFIATDAGRLWRAEEAGLLQPAHSELIAERVPEHFRHPDGLWTGYSKRARIIFYDKDGVEDVPETYQDLADPKYEGMVCTRSSSNIYMLSLLASIIENEGEDAAEEWAQGVWNNRARDPQGGDTDQLRGIVSGECDIVLANHYYFVRGVAGDVSGLTGSTDEIGVVFPNQDTTGTHVNISGAGMAVNAPHPDNALAFLEYLASADAQEYFAAGNYEFPVSSDVENAGPVADLGTFKEDEMNLSKLGENQAAAQAIYDRVGYK, encoded by the coding sequence ATGCTGGGCAGTACTCTGCGGCTGACGGTTGCCGCGGCCATCGTGGCGTCGATCCCCGCCGCGGCCGCCGCGCAGGGCGAGGTGAACATCTATTCCTCGCGCCACTACGACAATGACGAGCAGCTCTACAGCGGGTTCGAGGAAGCCACCGGCATCAAGGTCAATCGGATCGAGGACAGCGCCGACGTTCTCATCGAGCGGATGAAGAGCGAGGGCCGCAACAGCCCGGCCGATGTCTTCATCGCCACCGACGCCGGCCGTCTCTGGCGCGCCGAGGAGGCGGGCCTCCTGCAGCCGGCCCATTCCGAGCTGATCGCCGAGCGGGTGCCCGAGCATTTCCGCCATCCGGACGGCCTTTGGACCGGCTACTCCAAGCGGGCGCGGATCATCTTCTACGACAAGGACGGCGTGGAAGACGTGCCGGAGACCTATCAGGATCTGGCCGACCCGAAATATGAGGGCATGGTCTGCACCCGGTCCAGCTCCAACATCTACATGCTGTCGCTGCTCGCCTCCATCATCGAGAATGAGGGCGAGGACGCGGCCGAGGAATGGGCGCAGGGCGTCTGGAACAACCGGGCCCGCGATCCCCAGGGCGGCGACACCGACCAGCTGCGCGGCATCGTCTCGGGCGAGTGCGACATTGTGCTGGCCAACCACTACTACTTCGTCCGCGGCGTCGCCGGAGACGTGTCGGGCCTGACCGGGAGCACCGACGAGATCGGCGTCGTCTTCCCGAACCAGGACACGACCGGCACCCACGTGAACATTTCCGGGGCGGGCATGGCGGTGAACGCTCCCCATCCGGACAACGCGCTGGCCTTCCTGGAATATCTGGCGAGCGCCGACGCCCAGGAATATTTCGCGGCCGGCAACTATGAATTCCCGGTGTCCTCCGACGTCGAGAACGCGGGTCCGGTGGCCGATCTCGGCACCTTCAAGGAGGACGAGATGAACCTGTCGAAGCTCGGCGAAAACCAGGCTGCGGCCCAGGCGATCTACGACCGGGTCGGCTACAAGTAA
- a CDS encoding (2Fe-2S)-binding protein: protein MIVCSCNALSHHDIREAVSRVRAVRPVGPITVGQLYRALGKRPKCGNCLSHATEHARLHDTAGGGECCKCPGARCWSCERVEAADILDVDGAAA from the coding sequence ATGATCGTTTGCTCCTGCAACGCATTGTCCCACCACGATATCCGTGAGGCGGTCTCACGGGTCCGAGCGGTTCGTCCGGTCGGCCCGATCACCGTCGGCCAGCTCTATCGTGCGCTCGGCAAGCGTCCGAAGTGCGGGAACTGTCTCAGCCACGCCACCGAACATGCCCGCCTGCACGACACCGCCGGTGGCGGCGAATGCTGCAAGTGCCCGGGTGCGCGCTGCTGGAGCTGCGAGCGGGTCGAGGCGGCCGACATTCTCGATGTCGACGGCGCCGCCGCCTGA
- a CDS encoding polymer-forming cytoskeletal protein has product MAPKRADEGFRPTHRGGRHRPDVEPDGRLRRAVCRGLTIRKAVAAALQAGAVIVAALSGGAAAHAQTVPGTGEEVVLSASRDDMQFLAGRSVTISADVRNDVVAAGQDVTIDGAEVGTAIIAGYEVSLVSGAASDLISVADRLSISGEVQDDMIAAARRIAITSSGTVTGDARLAAETLQIDGRMAGSLKAAARRIVLNGTFETRIDVIAQHIVIGENAQLRGGLEYRSPDPPQIAEGAQIDGEITRKELNLPDLRKIGLALIGIGLVLAVSWLICVIAMLSLIQAAFPGLGLGAATRALDRPLASLGLGVAVVLGGLVLSMTLIVSVLGLPAGLALLPALAMIKLFGLAAASLAVGLLLRRALRGPGIPGVGSQIGWLIAGTIVLVLVLFIPFVGGLVALLVLLAGIGAMMAEAWVRLRPGGEAQ; this is encoded by the coding sequence ATGGCACCGAAGCGGGCTGACGAGGGGTTCCGACCGACGCACCGGGGTGGGCGGCACCGGCCGGACGTGGAGCCCGACGGACGGCTGAGGCGTGCGGTCTGCCGGGGGCTGACCATTCGCAAAGCGGTTGCGGCGGCCCTTCAGGCGGGCGCGGTGATCGTCGCCGCCCTTTCCGGCGGCGCGGCGGCCCATGCACAGACGGTCCCCGGCACGGGCGAGGAGGTGGTGCTCTCCGCGAGCAGGGACGACATGCAGTTCCTGGCCGGCCGCTCCGTCACGATTTCCGCCGACGTGCGCAACGATGTGGTGGCCGCCGGCCAGGACGTGACGATCGACGGAGCGGAAGTGGGGACCGCGATCATCGCCGGCTACGAGGTGTCGCTCGTCAGCGGGGCGGCCTCCGACCTGATCTCGGTGGCCGACCGGCTGTCCATTTCCGGCGAAGTCCAGGACGACATGATCGCCGCAGCCCGGCGCATCGCAATCACCAGCTCGGGCACCGTCACCGGGGACGCCCGGCTGGCCGCCGAAACGCTGCAGATCGATGGGCGGATGGCCGGCTCCCTCAAGGCGGCCGCACGGCGCATCGTGCTGAACGGCACCTTCGAAACCAGGATCGACGTGATCGCCCAACACATCGTGATCGGCGAAAACGCGCAGTTGCGTGGCGGACTGGAGTATCGAAGCCCCGATCCGCCTCAGATCGCCGAAGGCGCGCAGATCGACGGGGAGATCACCCGCAAGGAACTGAACCTGCCGGATCTGCGCAAGATCGGGCTCGCCCTGATCGGGATCGGCCTGGTCCTCGCCGTCTCCTGGCTCATCTGCGTGATCGCCATGCTGAGCCTGATTCAGGCGGCGTTTCCGGGTCTCGGTCTGGGCGCCGCCACCCGGGCGCTGGACCGGCCCCTGGCCAGTCTGGGGCTCGGCGTGGCCGTGGTCCTCGGAGGACTCGTCCTCTCGATGACGCTCATCGTCTCGGTGCTCGGTCTCCCTGCCGGCCTGGCGCTGCTGCCGGCCCTTGCGATGATCAAGCTGTTCGGCCTCGCTGCCGCCTCTCTCGCCGTCGGACTTCTGCTGCGCCGCGCCCTGCGCGGGCCGGGGATCCCCGGCGTGGGCAGCCAGATCGGCTGGCTGATCGCCGGCACGATCGTGCTGGTTCTGGTGCTGTTCATCCCGTTCGTCGGCGGGCTCGTGGCACTCTTGGTCCTGCTGGCCGGCATCGGCGCCATGATGGCGGAGGCGTGGGTCAGGCTCCGACCGGGCGGCGAGGCGCAATAG
- a CDS encoding catalase, protein MATSKASELKDTAFADQKVLRGTGGETHQVAGGDVKPLTTQQGMPVSDDQNSLKAGARGPTLLEDQHFREKMFHFDHERIPERIVHARGYGAHGFFETYESLSDITSADIFQRAGEKTDAFVRFSTVAGNKGSADLARDVRGFAVKLYTKEGNWDIVGNNIPVFFIQDAMKFPDLIHAAKQEPDRGFPQAQTAHDNFWDFMSLMPEAMHMVMWIMSDRTIPRSLRFMEGFGVHTFRMINAEGKSTYVKFHWKPKLGMQSVVWNEALKLNGADPDFHRRDLWDAIQMGDYPEWELGLQLFDDDFADKFDFDVLDATKLIPEEDVPIRTVGRLVLDRCVDNFFAETEQVAFHTANIVPGIDFTNDPLLQGRNFSYLDTQLKRLGGPNFSHLPINAPRCPFHHFQQDGHMAFTNPKGRANYEPNSWGPEEGGPREDPERGFRSHPEPMEGEKRRVRAELFADHYSQARQFYISQTETEQRHIADALIFELSKVETPAIRARVVSHLLNIDEDLAKKVAGGLRLKEMPAPADAAKPTKTDLKASPKLSILLNGPDSFKGRKVGCLVTDGVDIDLVKGLKQALEAEGALIEFVAPEVGGVEASDGTWIEAQQKVNGGPSLLYDAVAILTSAEGVQTLENEATAKDFVSDAFAHAKFIAYNKPATSLFDRAGVDELDGGFFALTSGSDAKGFVEACRGVRFWEREPKAHAASA, encoded by the coding sequence ATGGCCACTTCCAAGGCATCCGAACTCAAGGATACCGCCTTCGCCGACCAGAAGGTGCTCAGGGGCACCGGCGGCGAGACCCATCAGGTCGCGGGCGGCGACGTCAAACCGCTGACCACCCAGCAGGGAATGCCCGTCTCCGACGATCAGAATTCGCTGAAGGCCGGCGCGCGCGGCCCGACCCTGCTGGAGGATCAGCACTTCCGCGAGAAGATGTTCCACTTCGACCACGAGCGCATTCCCGAGCGCATCGTGCACGCCCGCGGCTACGGCGCCCACGGCTTCTTCGAGACCTACGAGTCGCTTTCCGACATCACCTCGGCCGACATCTTCCAGCGCGCCGGCGAGAAGACCGACGCCTTCGTCCGCTTCTCGACCGTTGCCGGCAACAAGGGCTCGGCCGATCTCGCCCGCGACGTGCGCGGCTTCGCGGTGAAGCTCTACACCAAGGAAGGCAACTGGGACATCGTCGGCAACAACATCCCGGTGTTCTTCATCCAGGACGCGATGAAGTTTCCCGACCTGATCCATGCCGCCAAACAGGAACCGGACCGCGGCTTCCCCCAGGCCCAGACCGCCCACGACAATTTCTGGGACTTCATGTCGCTGATGCCGGAAGCGATGCACATGGTCATGTGGATCATGTCCGACCGCACGATCCCCCGCTCGCTGCGGTTCATGGAAGGCTTCGGCGTCCACACGTTCCGCATGATCAATGCGGAGGGCAAGTCGACCTATGTGAAGTTCCACTGGAAGCCGAAGCTCGGCATGCAGTCGGTTGTCTGGAACGAGGCGCTGAAGCTCAACGGCGCCGACCCGGACTTCCACCGGCGCGACCTGTGGGACGCGATCCAGATGGGCGACTATCCGGAGTGGGAGCTGGGCCTGCAGCTCTTCGACGACGATTTCGCCGACAAGTTCGACTTCGACGTGCTCGACGCGACCAAGCTCATTCCCGAGGAGGATGTGCCGATCCGCACGGTCGGACGCCTTGTGCTGGATCGCTGCGTCGACAACTTCTTTGCCGAGACCGAGCAGGTCGCCTTCCATACCGCCAACATCGTTCCCGGGATCGACTTCACCAACGACCCGCTGCTGCAGGGCCGCAACTTCTCCTATCTCGATACCCAGCTGAAGCGCCTCGGCGGTCCGAACTTCTCCCACCTGCCGATCAACGCGCCGCGCTGCCCGTTCCACCACTTCCAGCAGGACGGCCACATGGCCTTCACCAACCCGAAGGGCCGCGCCAACTACGAGCCGAACTCGTGGGGTCCGGAAGAAGGCGGTCCGCGCGAGGATCCGGAGCGCGGGTTCCGCTCCCATCCCGAGCCGATGGAAGGGGAGAAACGGCGTGTCCGCGCCGAGCTGTTCGCCGACCACTACAGCCAGGCCCGCCAGTTCTACATCTCCCAGACGGAGACCGAGCAGCGGCACATCGCCGATGCCCTGATCTTCGAGCTGTCCAAGGTGGAAACTCCGGCCATCCGCGCCCGGGTCGTGTCGCATCTCCTCAACATCGACGAGGATCTCGCCAAGAAGGTCGCCGGCGGCCTGCGGCTCAAGGAGATGCCCGCGCCCGCCGATGCGGCGAAGCCGACCAAGACCGACCTGAAAGCCTCGCCGAAGCTCTCCATCCTGCTGAACGGACCGGACAGCTTCAAGGGCCGCAAGGTCGGCTGCCTGGTGACCGACGGGGTCGATATCGATCTGGTGAAGGGCCTGAAGCAGGCGCTCGAGGCCGAAGGGGCCCTGATCGAGTTCGTCGCCCCGGAGGTCGGCGGCGTCGAGGCCTCCGACGGCACCTGGATCGAGGCGCAGCAGAAGGTGAACGGCGGCCCTTCGCTGCTCTACGATGCCGTCGCGATCCTCACCAGCGCCGAGGGCGTCCAGACGCTGGAGAACGAGGCCACCGCCAAGGACTTCGTCTCCGACGCCTTCGCCCACGCCAAGTTCATCGCCTACAACAAGCCGGCGACGTCGCTGTTCGATCGCGCCGGCGTCGACGAACTGGACGGTGGCTTCTTCGCGCTGACGTCGGGGAGCGATGCCAAGGGGTTCGTCGAGGCCTGCCGCGGCGTGCGCTTCTGGGAGCGCGAACCGAAGGCCCACGCAGCCTCGGCCTGA
- a CDS encoding DUF4396 domain-containing protein gives MVPMWLHWLAIVSVAAGIVCAVWIALDERKHPQHMWIMNLVWPLVALSGSLFVLWAYHRIGRNVSSGEGGQEGGHGDSSFPVSVGKGTSHCGAGCTLGDIVAEWLVVLVPVIAVWFGYRSIFSEKMFAVWIVDYLFAFGFGIAFQYYSIKPMRGLSPWQGLVAAVKADALSLTAWQVGMYGFMAVAHFWLFGALLGAKLEVVSIEFWFMMQIAMICGFVTAYPVNWWLIRSGIKEAM, from the coding sequence ATGGTCCCGATGTGGCTTCACTGGCTCGCAATCGTCTCGGTCGCAGCCGGCATCGTCTGCGCCGTCTGGATCGCGCTCGACGAGCGCAAACATCCGCAGCACATGTGGATCATGAACCTGGTCTGGCCGCTGGTGGCGCTGTCCGGCAGCCTCTTCGTCCTTTGGGCCTATCACCGGATCGGCCGCAATGTTTCCTCGGGCGAGGGCGGCCAAGAGGGCGGACACGGCGATAGCTCCTTCCCGGTCTCCGTCGGCAAGGGCACCTCGCACTGCGGCGCCGGCTGCACGCTGGGCGACATCGTCGCCGAATGGCTCGTGGTGCTGGTTCCGGTGATCGCGGTCTGGTTCGGCTACCGCTCGATCTTCAGCGAGAAGATGTTTGCGGTGTGGATCGTCGATTATCTGTTCGCGTTCGGGTTCGGGATCGCCTTCCAGTACTATTCCATCAAGCCGATGCGCGGACTGTCGCCCTGGCAGGGGCTCGTGGCCGCGGTGAAGGCCGACGCGCTGTCGCTGACCGCCTGGCAGGTCGGCATGTACGGCTTCATGGCGGTCGCCCATTTCTGGCTGTTCGGAGCGCTTTTGGGAGCGAAGCTCGAGGTTGTCTCCATCGAGTTCTGGTTCATGATGCAGATTGCCATGATCTGCGGCTTCGTGACGGCCTATCCGGTCAACTGGTGGCTGATCCGCTCCGGCATCAAGGAAGCGATGTAA
- a CDS encoding PRC-barrel domain-containing protein translates to MFLKTTSVAAVALFAGMSVPAMAQSDNSNMNSGDCSVVNQQIEQQFANNPEQRAEYSGQMMRDLRELRDAAQTLQAYGKTEACQSIADAVHDITENPGDAKQSRMDQTGNQQSGNQQNAQTQQQASNSQQQNMNADQAQAQGQPTFQNATAIGEMDGQVRADNILGADLRSRDDEWIGEVDDLVLGNQGHPTYAVVTYGGFLGLGEEASAVPFEMIHVAQGDEVYYLPMSEEQLEDAPRFDQGNFEWTRDEQWRTQNDDYFNSLGNEQNAG, encoded by the coding sequence ATGTTTTTGAAGACCACGTCCGTCGCCGCCGTCGCGCTGTTCGCCGGGATGAGCGTTCCCGCCATGGCGCAGAGCGACAACTCCAACATGAACTCGGGTGACTGCAGCGTCGTCAATCAGCAGATCGAGCAGCAGTTCGCCAACAATCCCGAGCAGCGGGCCGAGTACAGCGGTCAGATGATGCGCGATCTGCGCGAGCTGCGGGATGCGGCCCAAACGCTCCAGGCCTACGGCAAGACCGAAGCCTGCCAGTCGATCGCCGATGCGGTTCACGACATCACCGAGAATCCCGGGGATGCGAAGCAGTCGCGGATGGACCAGACCGGCAATCAGCAGTCCGGGAACCAGCAGAACGCGCAGACCCAGCAGCAGGCCAGCAACAGCCAGCAGCAGAACATGAACGCTGACCAGGCTCAGGCCCAGGGTCAGCCGACCTTCCAGAACGCCACCGCGATCGGAGAGATGGACGGTCAGGTGCGCGCCGACAACATTCTCGGCGCCGATCTGCGCAGCCGCGACGACGAATGGATCGGCGAAGTCGACGATCTCGTTCTCGGCAACCAGGGTCATCCGACCTATGCGGTCGTGACCTATGGCGGCTTTCTCGGCCTCGGCGAAGAAGCCTCCGCGGTTCCCTTCGAGATGATCCACGTCGCGCAGGGCGATGAAGTCTACTACCTGCCGATGTCGGAAGAGCAGCTCGAAGACGCGCCGCGCTTCGATCAGGGCAATTTCGAGTGGACCCGTGACGAACAGTGGCGCACCCAGAACGACGACTACTTCAATTCGCTCGGCAACGAGCAGAACGCCGGGTAA